The Rhizobiaceae bacterium genome contains the following window.
AATGATGCCCGCGTGCAGGAAGCCGTGCTGCTGGGTCAGATCCGCGGAAAACGGCATTTCGATTTCAATCGTGCCCGGTGTAACATAGGTCAATTCCGCCCCGATCGCTCGCATCACGTTCTGCTTGGCAAAAGATGCCCGCACCCGGTCCTCGAAATCTGCCGCTGGTACAATCTTGGCTGCCATCAGGTCTCTCCGGCCCGCATATGCCGGGCCGCTGCTCATAATCGTGGCAGTCTAGTGCATTTTTGTGCGGTGCAACAACTACCTATTCGTCGGGTAGCTTGCGCACTGCGCCCTTGTCGGCGCTGGTGGCGAAGGCCGCATAGGCCTTTAATGCCTTGGTCACATTGCGCTTGCGCTTTTCCACAGGCTTCCAGCCCTTGGCGTCCTGCTCCTTGCGGCGTTCGGCCAGTTCCGCCTCACCGAGGACCAGATTAATGGTTCTTCCCGGAATATCGATCTCGATGATGTCGCCCGTACGCACCAGTCCGATGGCTCCGCCTTCCGCCGCCTCCGGCGAAACGTGACCGATGGACAGGCCCGAAGTACCGCCCGAAAACCGGCCGTCGGTCAGCAGCGCGCACGCCTTGCCCAGCCCCTTCGATTTCAGGTAGCTGGTCGGGTAGAGCATTTCCTGCATGCCGGGGCCGCCGCGCGGCCCCTCATAACGGATGACCACCACCTCGCCGGCATTGACCTCATTGCTCAGGATCCCCTTCACGGCGGCGTCCTGGCTTTCATAGACCCGCGCCGCGCCGGTGAATTTCAGGATGCTTTCGTCGACACCAGCGGTTTTCACGACGCAGCCGTCGAGAGCGATGTTGCCCTTGAGCACGGCAAGTCCGCCATCCTTTGAGAACGGATGCTCGATGGAGCGGATCACGCCCTTTTCGCCGTCCGTGTCGAGATCGTCCCAGCGCGCTTCCTGGCTGAACGCCACCTGCGTCGGAACACCACCCGGCGCGGCGCGGAAAAACTTGCGTACGGATTCCGAATTGGTTCGCGTGATGTCCCAGCGGTCGATGGCATCGCCGATCGTCGTGGCGTGCACGGTCGCGCAATCGCGGTTGATCAGCCCGCCGCGTTCAAGCTCGCCGAGAATGCGCATGATGCCGCCCGCGCGATGCACATCTTCCATGTGCACGTCGCTCTTGGCAGGCGCAACCTTCGAAAGGCAAGGCACCTTGCGCGACAGGCGGTCGATGTCGTCCATCGTGAAATCGATTTCGCCCTCCTGCGCCGCGGCAAGGATATGCAGCACCGTGTTGGTCGAGCCGCCCATCGCGATGTCGAGCGACATGGCGTTTTCGAACGCTGCCTTGTTGGCGATGTTGCGCGGCAGCGCGGTGGCGTCGTCCTGCTCGTACCAGCGCTGCGCGAGGTCGACGATCAGGTGTCCGGCCTCCACGAACAGGCGGCGGCGGTCGCCATGCGTGGCCAGCGTCGATCCGTTACCGGGCAGCGACAAGCCCAATGCCTCGGTCAGGCAGTTCATCGAATTGGCGGTGAACATGCCGGAGCAGGAGCCGCAGGTCGGGCACGCCGAGCGCTCGATGACCTTCACATCGGCATCCGAGACCTTGTCGTCGGCAGCCGCCACCATGGCGTCGATCAGGTCGAGCGCATGCGTCTTGCCGGCCAGCACGACCTTGCCCGCTTCCATCGGGCCGCCCGAGACGAAGACCGTCGGAATGTTGAGGCGCAACGAGGCCATCAGCATGCCCGGCGTGATCTTGTCGCAATTGGAAATGCAGACCATCGCGTCGGCGCAATGCGCATTGACCATATATTCCACGCTGTCGGCGATCAGCTCGCGCGAGGGCAGCGAATAGAGCATGCCGTCATGGCCCATGGCGATGCCATCATCGACGGCGATGGTGTTGAACTCCTTCGCCACGCCCCCGGCATTCTCGATCTCGCGCGCCACGAGCTGGCCTAGGTCCTTCAGGTGCACATGGCCGGGCACGAACTGCGTGAAGGAATTGACGACGGCAATAATCGGCTTGCCGAAGTCCCCATCCTTCATTCCGGTGGCGCGCCAGAGTCCGCGCGCGCCGGCCATATTGCGTCCGTGGGTCGTGGTACGTGAGCGATATGCGGGCATGTTCGTGTCCAATTCGGTGCTTGAGCGGAGCTACCTACAGAAAAATAGCGGAAAGGTCACGGAAAAACGGGCCAACAGGCAGCAACGCGCGCCTTACCGGTTCATTCGGCCTTTCGTAAGGCGGCGAAGTAAAATCCGTCTGTGCCGCTCATGGTCGGGCTGAGGCGGATTCCGCCTCGCGCCTCAACGCGTGCGGAGCCCGCCGCGTGTGGGAAGCGCTCGCCCCACAGCGCCTCGTGATCGACGATTGCGAACGTCGGGTCGCGACCGGCAAAGCCCGCAAGCTGACCCCTGTTTTCCGCATCGAACACGGAGCAGGTGATATAGACCAGCCTGCCGCCGGGTTTCACGAAGCGGCTCGCCTCATCGAGAATTGCCGCCTGCTCGTGGCAGCGCTGATCCAGCTGTTTCTGGCTGAGCCGCCATTTGGCGTCCGGCCTGCGCCGCCATGTGCCGGAACCCGTGCACGGCGCGTCGATAAGCACGATGTCCATCTGCCCTTGAAGCGGCTCCAGTTCGGATGTCCGCGCGACGACCTCGACATTGCGCGCTTCGGCGCGCCGCAGCCTGTCGAAGATCGGAGCGAGCCTCTGCTTCTCGGAATCATGGGCGACGATGCGGCCTTCATTCCCCATCAGTGCGGCAAGCGCCAGCGTCTTGCCGCCGCCGCCCGCGCAATAGTCCATGACCTGCATGCCGGGCCTCGCCCCCGCCAGTTCAGCGGCGATCTGCGATCCCTCGTCCTGCACCTCGAACCAGCCCTTCTGGAAGGCCGGTTCAGCCTGCACGTTGGGGTGTCGCCCGCCGCGCGAAATGGGCGCGATGCGCACCCCTTGCGCGGCCATGCGCATTGGTTCCGCGCCGCTTTCGGCAAGCTCGCGCAGCACCGTCTCCCTGTCGGACAAGAGCGTGTTTACGCGCAGGTCGAGCGGCGGGCGCATGGCAAGCCCGGCTGCCTCGTCCGCCCATGCATCGCCGAACGCATCCTGAAAAAGGGGCACGACCCAGTCGGGGCAGTCGGCCCTCGCCATGTCGGGCATCGTTGCGTCGAGCCTGCCGCTTGTGCCTTCCAGCACATCGCTTTCGAGAGGCGGCGGCGCAAAGCGGTCGCCTTCCAGTTCCGCATTGATGGTGTCAGGCGCAAGACCCCATTCCAGCAACAGCGCGCCGAAAGCCTGTCCGCGCGGGGTGTCATCG
Protein-coding sequences here:
- the ilvD gene encoding dihydroxy-acid dehydratase, producing the protein MPAYRSRTTTHGRNMAGARGLWRATGMKDGDFGKPIIAVVNSFTQFVPGHVHLKDLGQLVAREIENAGGVAKEFNTIAVDDGIAMGHDGMLYSLPSRELIADSVEYMVNAHCADAMVCISNCDKITPGMLMASLRLNIPTVFVSGGPMEAGKVVLAGKTHALDLIDAMVAAADDKVSDADVKVIERSACPTCGSCSGMFTANSMNCLTEALGLSLPGNGSTLATHGDRRRLFVEAGHLIVDLAQRWYEQDDATALPRNIANKAAFENAMSLDIAMGGSTNTVLHILAAAQEGEIDFTMDDIDRLSRKVPCLSKVAPAKSDVHMEDVHRAGGIMRILGELERGGLINRDCATVHATTIGDAIDRWDITRTNSESVRKFFRAAPGGVPTQVAFSQEARWDDLDTDGEKGVIRSIEHPFSKDGGLAVLKGNIALDGCVVKTAGVDESILKFTGAARVYESQDAAVKGILSNEVNAGEVVVIRYEGPRGGPGMQEMLYPTSYLKSKGLGKACALLTDGRFSGGTSGLSIGHVSPEAAEGGAIGLVRTGDIIEIDIPGRTINLVLGEAELAERRKEQDAKGWKPVEKRKRNVTKALKAYAAFATSADKGAVRKLPDE
- a CDS encoding RsmB/NOP family class I SAM-dependent RNA methyltransferase, with the translated sequence MRLGGRLAAAIEVLQDMERRRRPVAEALKDWGLSHRFAGSGDRGAIGNIVYDALRRRRSAAWLTGDDTPRGQAFGALLLEWGLAPDTINAELEGDRFAPPPLESDVLEGTSGRLDATMPDMARADCPDWVVPLFQDAFGDAWADEAAGLAMRPPLDLRVNTLLSDRETVLRELAESGAEPMRMAAQGVRIAPISRGGRHPNVQAEPAFQKGWFEVQDEGSQIAAELAGARPGMQVMDYCAGGGGKTLALAALMGNEGRIVAHDSEKQRLAPIFDRLRRAEARNVEVVARTSELEPLQGQMDIVLIDAPCTGSGTWRRRPDAKWRLSQKQLDQRCHEQAAILDEASRFVKPGGRLVYITCSVFDAENRGQLAGFAGRDPTFAIVDHEALWGERFPHAAGSARVEARGGIRLSPTMSGTDGFYFAALRKAE